Proteins from a genomic interval of Pradoshia eiseniae:
- the def gene encoding peptide deformylase: MITMADIIKEGHPTLRQRASEVTMPPTEEDKSTLSNMLEYLKNSQNPEVAAKYGLRAGIGLAAPQINISKRMLAIYGTDEKDKLHSYTLFNPKIVSHSVQKAYLSSGEGCLSVDRPVPGYVPRYHKVKVQAFNIDGEPVTLRLTGLMAIVIQHEIDHLNGVMFYDHINDDQPFAEVADAVVIER; this comes from the coding sequence ATGATTACTATGGCAGATATTATCAAGGAAGGCCATCCAACCCTTCGTCAAAGGGCTAGCGAAGTGACCATGCCTCCTACTGAGGAGGATAAGTCTACTCTAAGCAACATGCTAGAATACTTAAAGAACAGCCAAAATCCAGAAGTAGCAGCGAAATACGGTCTCAGAGCAGGCATCGGTTTAGCAGCGCCACAAATTAATATTTCTAAAAGAATGCTCGCTATTTATGGAACAGATGAGAAGGATAAACTCCATTCCTATACCTTATTTAACCCTAAGATTGTCAGTCACTCCGTTCAAAAAGCCTATTTATCTTCAGGGGAAGGCTGTCTATCAGTGGACCGTCCTGTTCCAGGCTATGTTCCTCGGTATCATAAAGTAAAAGTCCAGGCTTTTAATATTGACGGTGAACCTGTTACCCTGCGTTTAACAGGATTGATGGCTATTGTCATCCAGCATGAAATTGACCACTTAAATGGTGTAATGTTTTATGATCATATTAATGACGATCAGCCTTTTGCCGAAGTTGCAGATGCTGTCGTTATCGAACGCTAA